The Acidicapsa acidisoli genome contains a region encoding:
- the queF gene encoding preQ(1) synthase has translation MALEQRYTDEHAKAGLDFPFPAIETWPNQFPGYEIQIDDPEFTSVCPKTGLPDFGVLTLRYMPRERCAELKSLKEYLFCYRNLGIFQENVVNQVLEDLVKACDPVWAVIKGDFRPRGGISTTVEARWPRPQS, from the coding sequence ATGGCACTTGAACAGCGTTACACCGACGAGCACGCAAAGGCAGGGCTCGACTTCCCTTTTCCGGCCATTGAAACGTGGCCAAATCAGTTTCCCGGTTATGAGATTCAAATTGACGACCCGGAGTTTACTTCGGTCTGCCCCAAGACGGGCCTGCCGGATTTCGGCGTATTGACCTTGCGGTATATGCCGCGGGAACGCTGCGCGGAATTGAAATCGCTGAAAGAATACCTATTTTGCTATCGCAATCTCGGAATCTTCCAGGAAAACGTGGTGAACCAGGTGCTCGAAGACCTCGTGAAGGCGTGCGACCCGGTCTGGGCGGTGATTAAGGGAGATTTTCGGCCTCGCGGGGGAATTTCGACGACTGTTGAAGCGCGATGGCCACGTCCACAATCCTGA
- a CDS encoding tetratricopeptide repeat protein, translated as MSAVTQAATRSRTGRDTGHRSKLPAFLLLAALFAGPAARASNASDAPLATAIADLQSGKADEAATLLREALSADARSAEASNLLCRVEYTLQQFDQAASHCEKAVQISPQNARYHLWFGRALGERASRASFLSAFSLAKKTREEFEIAVRLDPHDQDALTDLGEFYEEAPGAVGGGMDKAEGVAKQMEALDPARGHQMRGGLAEKNKDLDAAEQEFKTAISHANHPAFQWMALASFYRRHERWPEMEAAVKSGEAAAAHDHHAAVALYNGATILARANREPELAVKLFESYIASPDKTEEAPAVDALVRLAKLRKQMGDASGAEREREAALSLAHEYKPAQDLKL; from the coding sequence GTGAGTGCTGTAACCCAGGCAGCAACGCGTTCTCGTACCGGCCGGGACACCGGCCATCGGTCGAAGCTTCCGGCTTTCCTGCTGCTGGCCGCTCTATTCGCAGGTCCAGCAGCGCGCGCGTCGAATGCATCTGATGCGCCTCTGGCCACAGCCATCGCTGATTTGCAATCCGGCAAAGCCGACGAGGCAGCTACCTTGCTCCGCGAGGCTCTCAGCGCAGACGCCCGCAGCGCGGAAGCGAGCAATCTGCTCTGTCGTGTCGAATACACGCTGCAGCAGTTTGACCAGGCCGCCAGCCATTGCGAAAAGGCCGTGCAGATCAGCCCCCAAAATGCCCGCTATCATCTCTGGTTCGGACGAGCCCTTGGCGAGCGTGCCAGCCGCGCTTCCTTCCTGAGCGCATTCTCCCTGGCGAAAAAGACGCGGGAAGAGTTTGAAATCGCCGTCAGGCTCGATCCGCACGATCAGGATGCGCTGACCGATCTGGGCGAGTTCTACGAAGAGGCGCCTGGAGCCGTCGGCGGCGGAATGGACAAGGCTGAAGGCGTGGCCAAACAGATGGAAGCTCTGGACCCGGCACGCGGTCACCAGATGCGCGGCGGACTCGCCGAAAAGAACAAGGATCTCGATGCCGCCGAGCAGGAGTTCAAGACCGCAATCTCCCACGCCAACCATCCAGCATTCCAATGGATGGCCCTGGCCAGCTTCTACCGCCGCCACGAGCGTTGGCCCGAAATGGAAGCAGCAGTGAAGAGCGGCGAGGCTGCCGCGGCCCATGACCATCACGCCGCCGTAGCCCTTTACAACGGCGCAACGATCCTCGCCCGGGCCAATCGCGAGCCGGAACTCGCCGTCAAACTCTTCGAGAGCTACATCGCCTCGCCAGACAAGACCGAAGAAGCTCCCGCCGTCGACGCCCTCGTTCGCCTCGCCAAACTCCGCAAGCAGATGGGCGACGCATCCGGCGCGGAACGCGAACGGGAAGCGGCGCTGTCTCTCGCCCACGAATACAAACCGGCGCAGGACCTCAAGCTTTGA
- a CDS encoding efflux RND transporter periplasmic adaptor subunit produces MAEANRQTSRLWLWIAAGVLLVVVFFVARAMTRDRMPVHVATAVRSELFSTVPTNGLVEPIQNYEFHSPLATSVREVYVQQGDHVKAGQLLMQLDDVAARARVATAESALRSAEATYEATKQGGTLEERQSLGANVSRAQIDLAASQRELAALQKLQATGAASASEVAAAQERVSIAQDGLAALQARQQTRYSPAEMERSRSAVADAQANLTAARDVLERTSYRAPIDGTVYSIPVGRSDFVEDGKLLLQMTDLKKLRVRAYFDEPEIGNLAVGQKITIVWDARQGKEWHGHISLVPSTIVTFNTRNVGEVLVTIDDADANPGLLPDTHVTVTVTTSSEPNILTVPRESLHVENGKYYVYRVVSDSLVRTPVTTGTINLTQVAITAGLKDGDVVATSSLNGLPLEEGVPVKVVR; encoded by the coding sequence ATGGCAGAGGCAAACAGGCAGACAAGTCGGCTTTGGTTGTGGATCGCGGCAGGAGTGCTGCTGGTAGTTGTATTTTTCGTTGCTCGCGCCATGACCCGCGACCGCATGCCGGTGCACGTCGCGACGGCTGTTCGGTCGGAGCTTTTCAGCACCGTTCCCACCAACGGTCTCGTCGAACCCATCCAGAACTACGAATTCCATAGCCCTCTCGCGACTTCGGTTCGTGAGGTCTATGTCCAGCAGGGAGATCACGTCAAGGCGGGTCAACTGCTCATGCAATTGGACGACGTCGCCGCCCGGGCCCGCGTCGCCACCGCCGAAAGCGCCCTTCGCAGCGCCGAAGCTACATATGAAGCGACGAAACAGGGAGGGACACTCGAAGAGCGGCAATCGCTTGGCGCGAATGTCTCGCGTGCCCAAATCGATTTGGCCGCGTCGCAGCGCGAACTGGCCGCGCTTCAGAAACTGCAGGCGACGGGCGCCGCATCGGCGAGCGAAGTGGCCGCGGCGCAGGAACGCGTATCGATCGCCCAGGATGGTCTTGCCGCGCTCCAGGCCCGTCAGCAGACCCGCTATTCGCCCGCCGAGATGGAGCGCTCCCGCTCGGCGGTTGCCGATGCTCAGGCCAATCTGACTGCCGCGCGCGACGTTCTGGAACGCACCTCCTACCGGGCCCCCATCGACGGCACCGTCTATTCCATTCCCGTCGGACGCTCTGACTTTGTCGAGGACGGCAAGCTGCTCCTACAGATGACCGATCTCAAGAAGCTCCGTGTTCGTGCCTACTTCGATGAACCGGAAATCGGAAACCTCGCCGTCGGCCAGAAGATCACCATCGTCTGGGATGCCCGTCAGGGCAAGGAGTGGCACGGTCACATCTCCCTCGTTCCCTCTACCATCGTGACCTTCAATACCCGCAACGTCGGCGAAGTCCTGGTAACGATCGACGACGCGGACGCCAATCCCGGCCTCCTGCCCGATACCCACGTCACAGTCACCGTCACAACATCCAGCGAGCCGAATATCCTCACCGTTCCCCGTGAATCGCTGCACGTCGAAAACGGCAAGTATTACGTATACCGTGTTGTGAGTGACAGCCTTGTGCGGACACCGGTGACGACCGGCACGATCAACCTCACCCAGGTAGCCATCACCGCCGGTCTGAAGGATGGCGATGTTGTTGCCACCAGCAGCTTGAATGGCCTGCCTCTCGAAGAGGGAGTTCCAGTGAAGGTTGTCCGGTGA
- a CDS encoding alpha/beta hydrolase, whose translation MQQLLAIAALLFWPGFALAQQTVSFPTEDGGVIFADMYGSGDRGVVLAHGGRFNKESWKPQAERLTAAGFRVLAIDFRGYGMSHGPGDKDFFHAPFQFDVLAAVRYLRAAGAKSVSVVGGSFGGSAAGDASIASRPGEIERIVMLGGAPNGPAEKLKSASLFIVARDDANDDGLRLPGIRRQFETAPEPKRLIVLDGSAHAQFLFQTDLAGRVMQEILDFLNGKVPE comes from the coding sequence GTGCAACAGCTGCTCGCCATTGCCGCACTATTGTTCTGGCCCGGTTTTGCCCTCGCTCAGCAGACCGTCTCGTTTCCGACTGAGGACGGGGGCGTGATCTTCGCCGATATGTATGGGAGCGGGGACCGGGGCGTGGTGCTGGCGCACGGTGGCCGGTTCAACAAGGAGAGTTGGAAGCCCCAGGCTGAGCGATTGACTGCGGCTGGATTTCGGGTGCTCGCGATCGATTTCCGGGGCTATGGCATGTCTCACGGGCCGGGAGACAAGGATTTCTTTCATGCGCCGTTCCAGTTCGATGTGCTGGCGGCTGTGCGGTATCTCCGCGCTGCGGGCGCGAAGAGCGTGTCTGTAGTGGGTGGGAGTTTCGGCGGTTCGGCGGCAGGCGATGCGTCGATCGCTTCGCGACCGGGCGAGATTGAGCGGATTGTGATGCTGGGTGGGGCGCCGAATGGCCCTGCTGAAAAGCTCAAATCTGCTTCGCTGTTTATTGTGGCCCGGGATGACGCGAACGATGATGGTCTGCGGCTGCCAGGAATCCGGAGGCAGTTTGAGACGGCTCCGGAGCCGAAGAGGCTGATAGTCCTGGATGGTTCGGCGCACGCGCAATTTCTCTTCCAGACCGATCTGGCTGGGCGGGTCATGCAAGAGATTCTGGACTTTTTGAACGGGAAAGTACCGGAGTGA